Proteins from one Akkermansiaceae bacterium genomic window:
- a CDS encoding sigma-70 family RNA polymerase sigma factor — translation MEPNDEPQLIRAAQKCDLGAFAILVQRHHADVRACLAVRLRNSHDAEDLAQEVFMTAFRRIGDCDPERPIKPWLRGIAMKLLANFRRKNRPELIGSHEELQALLDAGLEARLGEDEREGGALEALVECLDRLENPARNLLRARYEEGESLDELSSRLGRKASAVSMQLHRLRMVLGDCVKGKLGILDHPSETA, via the coding sequence ATGGAGCCGAACGATGAACCTCAGTTGATCCGGGCCGCGCAGAAGTGCGACCTGGGGGCGTTCGCCATATTGGTGCAGCGGCATCATGCGGATGTGCGGGCGTGCCTCGCGGTGAGGTTGCGGAACTCCCATGATGCGGAAGACTTGGCACAGGAGGTGTTCATGACCGCGTTCCGGCGGATCGGGGATTGTGATCCGGAACGCCCGATCAAGCCTTGGCTCCGGGGTATCGCAATGAAGTTGCTGGCGAACTTCCGGCGGAAGAACCGACCGGAACTGATCGGCTCACATGAGGAACTCCAGGCGCTGTTGGACGCCGGGCTGGAGGCCAGATTGGGTGAAGATGAGAGGGAGGGGGGAGCACTGGAGGCCTTGGTGGAGTGTCTGGACCGGCTGGAAAATCCCGCGCGGAACCTGCTGCGCGCGCGTTATGAGGAAGGGGAGTCGCTGGATGAGCTTTCCAGCAGATTGGGAAGGAAAGCATCGGCGGTTTCGATGCAGTTGCACCGCTTGCGGATGGTTTTGGGGGATTGTGTGAAGGGGAAACTCGGAATTCTGGATCATCCATCGGAAACGGCATGA
- a CDS encoding FecR domain-containing protein: MNTEWNRLVAGLLEGTLTARERETLLAMCQESEEVLEATVGMVGIDRLLAPALTDPTGELTAREVMMRLGAGKGMGEDGWRVIGSVGRALGREQRGKWLAWAALILLSLAGAWWGKGLLEPVAMLARSESLVWEAGSGIRDGQVKRGERLKALAGLLELRLSNGAKVILEGPFDVELKGRMDMKLNLGRLAVKCPPSARGFTVETREGKVVDLGTEFGMRASGDGTTEVHVLTGMVKMNAANRKTISLFEGDALKVEKGGTSLGTADASAFITRIPDQSEKEGGYVHWSFDEGAGEAGADSGRYLAMGSDAAMKLRSDVSNTYGFGIGTPPKWIKGVRGKALSFDGVGSYAESGYLGVEGALPRTVALWVKLPEGDSSAGQGILSWGSATEYGVWQIAVDWSNQGTKGKLRIGTYGGRVVGTTNLCDGKWHHIAVVLGPGRRPGVPGNVLFYVDGKLEPISRREDFQVDTNVKSADSGVVLGRHSVPVPGLRNFFKGGMDEVFIFDRALVQKEIQHLMERHEAP, from the coding sequence ATGAATACGGAATGGAACAGGCTGGTGGCGGGATTGCTGGAGGGAACGCTCACGGCGCGGGAGCGGGAGACGTTGCTGGCGATGTGCCAGGAGTCGGAGGAGGTGCTGGAGGCCACGGTGGGCATGGTGGGCATCGACCGCCTGCTGGCTCCGGCGCTGACGGACCCGACGGGGGAGCTGACGGCGCGGGAAGTGATGATGCGGCTGGGTGCCGGGAAAGGGATGGGGGAAGATGGCTGGCGGGTGATCGGCAGCGTGGGGCGGGCATTGGGCCGTGAGCAGCGGGGGAAATGGCTGGCTTGGGCGGCCCTGATCCTGCTGTCCCTGGCAGGAGCGTGGTGGGGGAAGGGCTTGTTGGAACCGGTGGCGATGCTGGCGCGGTCCGAGTCGCTGGTATGGGAGGCGGGAAGCGGCATCCGTGATGGACAGGTCAAACGCGGAGAGCGGCTGAAAGCGCTTGCCGGACTTCTGGAACTGCGTCTGAGCAACGGCGCGAAGGTGATCCTGGAGGGACCGTTCGACGTGGAGCTGAAGGGGCGTATGGACATGAAGCTGAACCTTGGCAGGCTGGCGGTGAAATGCCCGCCGTCCGCGCGAGGCTTCACCGTGGAAACCCGCGAAGGAAAAGTGGTCGATCTGGGGACGGAGTTCGGGATGCGGGCTTCCGGTGACGGGACTACCGAGGTGCACGTGCTGACGGGAATGGTAAAGATGAACGCGGCGAACCGGAAGACGATCTCCCTGTTCGAGGGGGACGCGCTGAAGGTGGAGAAAGGCGGCACGAGCTTGGGAACTGCGGATGCGAGCGCGTTCATCACCCGGATTCCGGACCAATCGGAAAAGGAGGGTGGTTACGTCCACTGGAGCTTTGATGAAGGCGCGGGCGAGGCGGGTGCGGACTCCGGTCGCTATCTGGCGATGGGGAGTGACGCCGCCATGAAGTTGCGGAGCGATGTTTCCAACACATACGGCTTCGGCATCGGCACGCCGCCGAAGTGGATCAAGGGCGTCCGCGGAAAAGCCCTGTCGTTCGATGGCGTGGGATCTTATGCGGAGTCCGGCTACCTCGGGGTCGAGGGGGCTTTGCCACGGACGGTGGCATTGTGGGTGAAACTACCGGAAGGTGATTCCTCTGCGGGGCAGGGCATCCTTTCGTGGGGCAGCGCGACGGAGTATGGCGTGTGGCAGATCGCGGTCGATTGGTCGAACCAGGGCACGAAGGGGAAGCTGCGGATCGGGACCTATGGCGGCAGGGTGGTGGGAACGACGAATCTGTGCGATGGAAAGTGGCATCACATCGCCGTGGTGCTGGGTCCGGGAAGAAGGCCTGGTGTTCCGGGTAACGTCCTCTTTTATGTGGATGGGAAATTGGAACCCATCTCCCGGCGCGAGGACTTCCAGGTGGATACCAATGTGAAGAGCGCGGACAGCGGTGTGGTCCTCGGCAGGCACAGCGTGCCGGTACCGGGGTTGAGGAATTTCTTCAAAGGCGGGATGGACGAGGTGTTCATTTTCGACCGGGCACTGGTGCAGAAGGAAATCCAGCACCTGATGGAGCGCCATGAGGCCCCCTAG
- a CDS encoding phytanoyl-CoA dioxygenase family protein: MDLQKEGYRIIRSVFTREEIERFREEADRIATAAGSACVRHLRSHSGLFIGLSRDQRLLLQLPGDSVVARSILFDKTPGENWPVAWHQDLTIALRRQADVPGYGPWSVKDGAPHVQPPVDLLRNMVTIRIHLDDTPADNGALAVIPGSHLHGRIPAHDVAAHVRDPVICECRPGDVLLMSPLILHSSKRAVIPRRRRIVHFEYARRGDLAGNLEWLES, from the coding sequence ATGGATCTCCAAAAGGAAGGCTACCGGATCATCCGTTCCGTGTTCACGCGGGAGGAGATCGAGCGATTCCGCGAGGAAGCGGACAGGATCGCCACCGCCGCAGGGTCCGCCTGCGTGAGACATCTCCGGTCACATTCCGGCCTCTTCATCGGGCTTTCCCGGGATCAACGCCTGCTGCTCCAGCTACCGGGCGACTCCGTGGTCGCACGCAGCATCCTGTTCGACAAGACGCCTGGGGAGAACTGGCCGGTGGCATGGCACCAGGATCTCACCATCGCCCTCCGCAGGCAGGCGGATGTACCCGGCTACGGTCCATGGTCCGTCAAGGACGGGGCGCCTCACGTGCAACCTCCCGTCGATCTCCTGCGGAACATGGTTACCATCCGCATCCATCTGGATGATACCCCTGCGGACAATGGTGCGCTGGCCGTCATTCCCGGCAGCCATCTGCACGGACGGATCCCAGCGCATGACGTCGCAGCGCATGTCCGGGACCCCGTCATTTGCGAATGCCGACCGGGCGATGTCCTGCTGATGTCCCCGCTCATCCTGCATTCGTCGAAACGTGCGGTGATCCCACGCCGTCGCCGGATCGTCCATTTCGAGTACGCCCGGCGGGGAGACTTGGCGGGAAACCTGGAGTGGCTGGAATCCTGA